The following are encoded together in the Juglans microcarpa x Juglans regia isolate MS1-56 chromosome 2D, Jm3101_v1.0, whole genome shotgun sequence genome:
- the LOC121249378 gene encoding mitogen-activated protein kinase kinase kinase 3-like isoform X2 has product MPAWWGRKGSKNKGQKQQSQQQQQVVYQNPVSSHLNLSNLSIKNENTKGKDREKPKSFDEFLPRNSPRTSRDFGGLSGFSGFDSDSGERKCHPLPLPSTSSGNDHIHGVVLGLGSGSGSVSSVSSSGSSEDQSVAQENGQFGNFRGQGDTKLNMRSRSPGPGCRGPTSPTSPLHPRLSSLSLESPTGKQEDGKSQCHRLPLPPGSPTSPSALPSTRTSGGMENTVFTKSQWKKGRLLGRGTFGHVYLGFNSGSGQMCAIKEVRVASDDHTSRECLKQLNQEINLLSQLSHPNIVRYYGSEMGEETLSVYLEYVSGGSIHKLLQEYGPFKEPVIQYYTSQLISGLAYLHGRNTVHRDIKGANILVDPNGEIKLADFGMAKHMNSCASMLSFKGSPYWMAPEVVMNTSGCGLAVDIWSLGCTILEMATSKPPWSQFEGVAAIFKIGNSKEIPEIPEFLSNDAKSFIKLCLQRDPSLRPTASQLLDHPFIRDQATSRVSNMNVTKEAFPYMFDGSYTPVMA; this is encoded by the exons ATGCCTGCTTGGTGGGGAAGAAAGGGCAGCAAGAACAAAGGACAGAAACAACAAtcgcagcagcagcagcaagtTGTATACCAAAACCCAGTCAGCAGCCACCTCAATCTGTCCAACTTGTCGATCAAGAATGAAAACACAAAGGGCAAGGATAGGGAAAAGCCCAAGAGCTTCGACGAGTTCTTGCCGCGTAATTCGCCGCGTACCAGCAGGGATTTTGGCGGCTTGTCCGGGTTCTCGGGTTTTGATTCGGACAGCGGCGAGAGGAAATGCCATCCGCTGCCTCTGCCGTCGACCTCGTCCGGGAACGATCATATCCATGGGGTTGTGCTGGGGTTGGGATCCGGGTCGGGTTCGGTTTCGAGTGTGAGCTCCTCTGGGTCCTCTGAGGATCAGTCAGTTGCTCAGGAAAATGGTCAATTCGGTAATTTCAG AGGACAAGGTGATACCAAGTTGAACATGAGGTCGAGAAGCCCTGGTCCGGGGTGTAGGGGGCCTACAAGCCCCACGTCGCCTCTTCACCCACGATTAAGTAGCTTGAGTCTGGAGTCTCCAACAGGAAAGCAAGAAGATGGGAAGAGTCAATGTCATCGTCTGCCTCTTCCTCCAGGTTCTCCTACTAGCCCTTCTGCCTTGCCTAGCACTAGAACAAGTGGAGGCATGGAAAACACAGTTTTTACAAAGTCCCAGTGGAAGAAAGGAAGGCTACTAGGAAGGGGGACATTTGGGCATGTATACCTCGGGTTTAATAG TGGAAGTGGGCAAATGTGTGCAATAAAAGAAGTTAGGGTTGCCAGTGACGATCACACATCAAGAGAATGTCTCAAGCAACTGAACCAG GAGATAAATTTGCTCAGTCAGCTTTCTCATCCAAACATTGTTCGGTACTATGGAAGCGAAATG GGTGAGGAAACACTTTCAGTTTATTTGGAATATGTCTCTGGTGGCTCAATCCACAAATTACTTCAAGAATATGGCCCATTTAAGGAACCTGTTATTCAATATTATACCAGTCAGCTTATATCTGGGCTTGCCTACTTACATGGAAGAAATACAGTACACAG GGACATCAAAGGGGCAAACATTTTAGTGGACCCAAACGGTGAAATCAAGTTGGCAGACTTTGGAATGGCCAAACAT ATGAATTCTTGTGCCTCAATGCTTTCTTTCAAGGGAAGTCCTTACTGGATGGCACCTGag GTTGTCATGAATACAAGTGGCTGTGGCCTTGCTGTGGATATTTGGAGCTTGGGATGTACAATTCTTGAAATGGCTACATCCAAACCACCATGGAGCCAGTTTGAAGGG GTGGCTGCAATATTCAAAATTGGAAACAGCAAAGAAATCCCTGAAATCCCTGAATTCCTTTCAAATGATGCAAAGAGTTTTATCAAGCTGTGCTTGCAGCGAGACCCGTCGTTACGGCCAACAGCCTCACAGTTACTTGATCACCCCTTCATTCGAGACCAGGCAACAAGTAGAGTATCAAATATGAATGTGACCAAGGAGGCCTTCCCTTATATGTTTGATGGAAGCTATACACCGGTAATGGCCTAA